One region of Methanobrevibacter sp. genomic DNA includes:
- a CDS encoding HAD family hydrolase → MKKAIVFDNSGTLIQRFRVIKDVINDEIFTDINSLDLIDSADALTLVVLQYNTNKLLNLDPDTLISDVIKNCEIDFDISYSTKQFSKAEVKDILFADNSTKVSDITDGFDILREKIPHMELCNGSALIVDMNSGVVAYTITSAGKFFPKVFETIEILKSRGIEIYIASGDRKGAINRLACMLDVPLDNAYGTVSTRGKCELVSILQDGGYKVMMVGDGLNDILAFNRADISVLTIEQQEEVSPKMMDKTDYIIRDIFEVTNIDF, encoded by the coding sequence ATGAAAAAAGCCATTGTATTTGATAACTCAGGAACTTTAATCCAACGATTCAGAGTTATTAAAGATGTGATTAATGATGAGATATTTACAGACATCAACTCTCTTGATTTAATTGACTCAGCTGATGCATTGACTTTAGTTGTTCTTCAGTATAACACTAATAAGCTTTTAAATCTGGATCCAGATACCTTAATTTCAGATGTTATTAAAAATTGTGAAATTGATTTTGATATAAGTTATTCTACAAAACAGTTTTCAAAGGCTGAAGTTAAAGATATCCTTTTTGCAGATAATTCAACTAAGGTTTCAGACATTACCGACGGTTTTGACATTTTAAGAGAAAAAATTCCCCATATGGAATTATGCAATGGATCTGCGCTGATTGTTGATATGAATTCGGGTGTTGTTGCATACACCATCACATCTGCAGGTAAATTTTTCCCTAAAGTCTTTGAAACAATTGAAATCTTAAAATCTCGTGGTATTGAAATATATATTGCTTCCGGAGATAGAAAAGGTGCCATTAATAGATTAGCCTGCATGCTTGATGTTCCCCTTGACAATGCTTACGGCACTGTTTCAACCAGAGGTAAATGTGAACTGGTTTCTATTCTTCAGGATGGGGGTTATAAAGTAATGATGGTCGGTGACGGGCTTAATGATATACTTGCATTTAACAGAGCTGATATCAGTGTGTTGACCATCGAGCAGCAGGAAGAGGTATCTCCTAAAATGATGGATAAAACAGACTACATTATTCGGGATATTTTTGAAGTTACGAACATTGACTTTTAG
- a CDS encoding sugar phosphate isomerase/epimerase translates to MKLGFTTLALFMEDNNKIINLAKEHGFEIIEILGEGPFFGKNNMEYKNCGLDIRIHAATVDINIASLNRGIRAESVKQMIQCGQYAESINAKTITVHPGIIGRNEPRIRKAALEIAIESVGEIIDNTNVEVSVENMPVRAKFLANKVEELEMIQNETGCCLTIDTGHGNTCGNLKEMLDLKNISYCHLNDNDGEKDQHITLGEGTLDLNLLKKIDTAIIELNNFDNILKSKEVIDNL, encoded by the coding sequence ATGAAATTGGGTTTTACAACACTGGCATTGTTCATGGAAGACAATAATAAAATAATAAATCTGGCAAAAGAGCACGGCTTTGAAATAATAGAAATTCTTGGAGAAGGTCCGTTTTTTGGAAAAAATAATATGGAATACAAAAACTGTGGCCTGGATATAAGAATTCATGCCGCAACTGTAGACATTAATATTGCAAGTCTTAACAGAGGAATAAGAGCTGAAAGCGTAAAGCAAATGATTCAATGCGGACAGTATGCAGAAAGTATTAATGCAAAAACAATTACGGTTCATCCCGGAATAATCGGACGTAACGAACCGCGTATCAGAAAAGCAGCACTTGAAATTGCAATTGAAAGTGTTGGAGAAATTATCGACAACACAAATGTTGAGGTGTCTGTTGAAAATATGCCTGTCAGGGCTAAATTTTTAGCAAATAAAGTTGAAGAGCTTGAAATGATTCAGAATGAAACAGGCTGTTGTCTAACGATTGATACCGGTCATGGAAATACATGCGGAAACTTAAAAGAGATGCTGGATTTAAAAAATATTAGTTATTGTCATTTAAATGATAATGACGGTGAAAAAGATCAGCACATTACCTTAGGTGAAGGTACGCTTGATTTGAATTTACTAAAAAAGATTGACACAGCCATTATTGAGCTAAACAACTTTGACAATATATTAAAAAGCAAAGAAGTCATTGATAACTTATAA
- the gatA gene encoding Asp-tRNA(Asn)/Glu-tRNA(Gln) amidotransferase subunit GatA — protein MKVIEKLNSIKNGEMTAKENVESFIKVIDENNENINAFIELNYENALKQAEAIDKKIADGSDVGALAGLVFGIKANINVEDLTISAASKTLEDYIGSYNATVVDDILDEDGIIIGILNMDEFAAGSSTETSYYGPTQNPAAMGRIPGGSSGGSAAAIAAKMCDITLGSDTGGSIRNPASHCGVLGFKPTYGAVSRQGLLDLSMSLDQIGPLSDDVSGIALALNTIAEYDKTECTTLNWEKPDFTSVLEDTSLEGMKIAVCKEFIDVTDDEINKTINQAINKLVDAGAELVEVSFDYIDLCLPTYYLINYVEFFSATRKYDGRKYGSKIEDVCGEEVLRRIKIGSHIAEAEFSGKYYKQALKARSVIRSEITSMLENVDLIVGPTVPKLPHEIGTELEPMEMYAYDVLTVIANLAGIPAASIPAGKVEGIPVGLQLQAKPLDDLKIIKAMSVFENTQ, from the coding sequence ATGAAGGTTATTGAGAAGTTAAACTCCATTAAAAATGGAGAAATGACAGCTAAAGAAAATGTTGAAAGCTTCATTAAAGTTATTGATGAAAATAACGAAAACATTAATGCATTTATTGAATTAAACTATGAAAATGCATTAAAACAGGCCGAAGCTATTGATAAAAAAATTGCTGACGGAAGCGATGTTGGTGCTTTAGCTGGACTGGTATTTGGTATAAAGGCAAACATTAATGTTGAAGACTTAACTATTTCTGCAGCTTCAAAAACTTTAGAAGATTATATTGGAAGCTACAATGCAACTGTTGTTGATGATATTTTGGATGAAGACGGAATAATCATCGGTATTTTGAATATGGATGAATTTGCAGCAGGAAGTTCAACTGAAACTTCATACTACGGACCAACACAAAACCCTGCCGCAATGGGAAGAATACCTGGAGGTTCATCTGGAGGAAGCGCAGCGGCAATTGCAGCAAAAATGTGTGATATTACACTTGGATCAGATACCGGCGGGTCTATCAGAAATCCTGCTTCACATTGTGGTGTTTTAGGATTCAAACCAACATACGGTGCCGTTTCAAGACAAGGTTTGCTTGATTTATCTATGAGTTTAGACCAAATCGGACCGCTTTCAGATGACGTGAGCGGTATTGCTCTTGCATTAAATACTATTGCAGAATATGACAAAACCGAGTGCACAACCTTAAACTGGGAAAAACCAGATTTCACAAGCGTATTGGAAGATACCAGTTTGGAAGGAATGAAAATAGCCGTGTGTAAAGAATTCATTGATGTAACCGATGATGAAATTAACAAAACCATCAATCAGGCTATTAATAAATTAGTTGATGCTGGCGCAGAGCTTGTTGAAGTAAGTTTTGACTACATTGACTTATGCCTGCCGACATATTACTTAATCAACTATGTTGAATTCTTCTCTGCAACAAGAAAATACGATGGAAGAAAATACGGTTCTAAAATTGAAGATGTATGTGGAGAGGAAGTGCTTAGAAGAATAAAAATAGGTTCCCACATTGCAGAAGCTGAATTTAGCGGCAAATACTACAAACAAGCTTTAAAGGCAAGATCAGTAATCAGGTCTGAAATTACTTCAATGCTTGAAAATGTAGATTTGATTGTTGGACCAACCGTGCCTAAACTTCCTCATGAAATTGGTACTGAGTTAGAACCAATGGAAATGTATGCTTATGATGTTTTAACTGTAATAGCTAATTTAGCAGGTATTCCGGCAGCAAGCATACCTGCCGGTAAAGTGGAAGGCATTCCAGTAGGATTGCAACTACAGGCAAAACCATTGGATGATTTAAAAATTATTAAAGCTATGAGTGTATTTGAAAACACTCAATAA